Proteins found in one Miscanthus floridulus cultivar M001 chromosome 4, ASM1932011v1, whole genome shotgun sequence genomic segment:
- the LOC136549020 gene encoding secreted RxLR effector protein 161-like: MYLASATRPDISYAVSKLSRFVSNPGDDHWRALERVLRYLKGTMTYGIHYTGHPKVLEGYCDANWIFDADELYATSRYVFLLGGGAVSWKSCKQTILTKSTMEAELTALDTAGAEAEWLRDFLLDLPVVEKPIPAISMNCDNQTVITKVNSSRNNMKSTRHVKRRLKTVRKLKTSGVITLDYVHMSNNLADQFTKGLS; encoded by the coding sequence ATGTACCTTGCAAGTgcgacaaggcctgacatctcatatgctgtgagcaagctgagccggtttgtgtcaaacccgggagatgatcactggcgtgctcttgagagagtgttgcGTTATCTAAAAGGTACTATGACTTATGGTATTCATTATACTGGACATCcaaaagtgctggaaggctattgtgatgccaactggatttttgatgctgatgagctttatgccacgagCAGATATGTGTTTctgcttggaggtggcgctgtttcctggaagtcttgcaagcagactatcttaacgaagtctacaatggaagcagaactcaccgcattggacactgctggagctgaggccgagtggcttcgtgatttcTTATTGGATTTACCGGTAGTTGAAAAACCGATACCGGCTATTTCAATGAACTGTGACAACCAGACTGTGATCACAAAGGTCAACAGTTCCaggaataacatgaagtccacaaggcatgttaaaagaAGATTAAAGACTGTTAGAAAGTTGAAAACCTCTGGAGTTAtaacgttggactatgttcacatgtcgaataatctggcagatcaattcactaagggactgtcatga